A part of Melittangium boletus DSM 14713 genomic DNA contains:
- a CDS encoding class I SAM-dependent DNA methyltransferase: protein MSDDRERGGARPGEEGGVRRAFGEIAEAYEAFFPSLNRYEGRVEDFLSRAVTREARVLDMGCGPGLFTRALPPQVEVVGLDLSPEMLEVARRARPSGRYREHSYRQSLPAELGRFGVALAVGCLDFCEDLPEALGHLAHALEPGGRLLFTVLERRPGLEAHEDACWRLPEAEPPVTLFFWSFARTAQALEAVGLLPVRYAHAPGWVRLVDERVMHFGWWEVIRPEEGPLGTGSDKPRRSEGSQTP, encoded by the coding sequence ATGAGTGACGACAGGGAGCGGGGTGGGGCACGACCCGGCGAGGAGGGGGGCGTCCGGCGGGCCTTTGGAGAGATCGCCGAGGCGTACGAGGCCTTCTTCCCCTCGCTCAACCGCTATGAGGGGCGGGTGGAGGACTTCCTCTCGCGGGCGGTGACGCGGGAGGCGCGGGTGCTGGACATGGGCTGTGGACCGGGGCTGTTCACGCGGGCCCTGCCGCCCCAGGTGGAGGTGGTGGGTCTGGATCTCTCCCCGGAGATGCTGGAGGTGGCCCGGCGCGCGAGGCCCTCGGGCAGGTACCGGGAGCACAGCTACCGCCAGTCCCTTCCCGCGGAGCTGGGGCGCTTCGGGGTGGCGCTGGCGGTGGGGTGTCTCGACTTCTGCGAGGACCTGCCGGAGGCGCTCGGTCATCTGGCGCACGCCCTGGAACCCGGGGGGCGGCTGCTGTTCACGGTGCTGGAGCGAAGGCCGGGGCTCGAGGCCCACGAGGACGCGTGCTGGAGGCTGCCAGAGGCGGAGCCACCGGTGACGTTGTTCTTCTGGTCCTTCGCCCGGACGGCCCAGGCGCTGGAAGCCGTGGGGCTGCTGCCCGTGCGCTACGCGCATGCACCGGGTTGGGTCCGGCTCGTCGACGAGCGGGTGATGCACTTCGGCTGGTGGGAGGTGATCCGCCCGGAGGAAGGTCCGCTGGGGACTGGCTCCGATAAGCCGCGCCGCTCGGAGGGCAGCCAAACTCCTTGA
- the icd gene encoding NADP-dependent isocitrate dehydrogenase, with the protein MAPPSGEKITLSNGKLSVPNNPIIPYIEGDGTGRDIWRASQNVFDAAVEKAYGGKKKISWFEVLAGEKAFKTVNNWLPDETVTAFREYLVGIKGPLTTPVGGGIRSLNVALRQMLDLYVCLRPVRYFKGVPSPVKTPEKVDMVIFRENTEDIYAGIEFEAGTANAAKVLEILKKEFPKDFAKIRFPQDVGLGIKPVSKEGSERLIRSAIDYALEHKRKSVTFVHKGNIMKFTEGAFRKWGYELAAREYGDKVYTWDQWEATKAAKNEEAANAEQKAALASGKVLIKDSIADITLQQVLTRPDEFDVIATLNLNGDYLSDALAAQVGGIGIAPGGNINYLTGHAVFEATHGTAPKYADLDKVNPGSVILSGEMMLRHLGWNEAADLIIKGMDKAITNKTVTYDFARLMNQEKQAGVTEVKCSEFGQAIIKNM; encoded by the coding sequence ATGGCCCCTCCGAGCGGCGAGAAGATCACCCTGAGCAACGGCAAGCTGTCCGTGCCGAACAACCCCATCATCCCCTACATCGAGGGCGACGGCACCGGCCGCGACATCTGGCGTGCCTCGCAGAACGTCTTCGACGCGGCGGTGGAGAAGGCCTACGGGGGGAAGAAGAAGATCTCCTGGTTCGAGGTGCTCGCCGGCGAGAAGGCCTTCAAGACGGTGAACAACTGGCTGCCGGACGAGACCGTCACGGCGTTTCGTGAGTACCTGGTGGGCATCAAGGGCCCGCTGACCACGCCGGTGGGCGGTGGCATCCGCTCGCTCAACGTGGCGCTGCGCCAGATGCTCGACCTGTACGTGTGCCTGCGTCCCGTGCGCTACTTCAAGGGCGTGCCCAGCCCCGTGAAGACCCCCGAGAAGGTCGACATGGTCATCTTCCGGGAGAACACCGAGGACATCTACGCGGGCATCGAGTTCGAGGCGGGCACGGCCAACGCCGCCAAGGTGCTGGAGATCCTCAAGAAGGAGTTCCCCAAGGACTTCGCGAAGATCCGCTTCCCGCAGGACGTGGGTCTGGGCATCAAGCCCGTGTCGAAGGAAGGCAGCGAGCGCCTCATCCGCTCGGCCATCGACTACGCCCTGGAGCACAAGCGCAAGAGCGTCACCTTCGTGCACAAGGGCAACATCATGAAGTTCACCGAGGGCGCCTTCCGCAAGTGGGGCTACGAGCTGGCGGCGCGCGAGTACGGTGACAAGGTCTACACGTGGGATCAGTGGGAGGCCACCAAGGCCGCCAAGAACGAGGAGGCCGCCAACGCCGAGCAGAAGGCGGCGCTCGCCTCGGGCAAGGTCCTCATCAAGGACTCCATCGCGGACATCACCCTGCAGCAGGTGCTCACGCGTCCGGACGAGTTCGACGTCATCGCCACGCTCAACCTCAACGGTGACTACCTGTCCGACGCGCTCGCCGCGCAGGTGGGCGGCATCGGCATCGCGCCGGGCGGCAACATCAACTACCTCACCGGCCACGCCGTGTTCGAGGCCACCCACGGCACCGCGCCCAAGTACGCGGACCTGGACAAGGTGAACCCCGGCTCGGTCATCCTCTCGGGCGAGATGATGCTGCGCCACCTGGGCTGGAACGAGGCGGCCGACCTCATCATCAAGGGCATGGACAAGGCCATCACGAACAAGACCGTCACCTACGACTTCGCGCGCCTGATGAACCAGGAGAAGCAGGCGGGCGTGACCGAGGTGAAGTGCTCGGAGTTCGGCCAGGCCATCATCAAGAACATGTAG
- the mdh gene encoding malate dehydrogenase produces the protein MAKKKIGLIGGGQIGGNLALLAVQKNLGDVVLYDIPAAEGLVKGKALDINQLSAVDGYDSRVLGTTDWKDVAGSDVIIITAGVPRKPGMSREDLLDVNLKIMRDVAGNIKQHAPNAFVINVANPLDAMVFALQKISGLPANMVVGMAGVLDTSRFKCFVAEALNTSIRDVEALVLGGHGDDMVPLVRHSTVGGVPLTQLLPKDKLDAIIDRTRKGGAELVALYKTGSAYFAPAASSIAMAESFLLDRKRVLPAAALLKGEYGISDYFFGVPVQIGAGGVEKIHTVELNEAEKAEIAKSFDSVKKTVESVKL, from the coding sequence ATGGCTAAGAAGAAGATTGGTCTCATCGGCGGCGGTCAGATCGGTGGCAACCTGGCCCTGCTCGCGGTGCAGAAGAACCTCGGCGACGTCGTCCTCTACGACATTCCGGCGGCCGAGGGCCTGGTCAAGGGCAAGGCGCTGGACATCAACCAGCTCTCGGCGGTGGATGGCTACGACAGCCGCGTGCTGGGCACCACGGACTGGAAGGACGTGGCCGGCTCGGACGTGATCATCATCACCGCGGGCGTCCCCCGTAAGCCGGGCATGTCTCGCGAGGATCTGCTCGACGTCAACCTGAAGATCATGCGGGACGTGGCGGGCAACATCAAGCAGCACGCCCCCAACGCCTTCGTCATCAACGTGGCCAATCCCCTGGACGCCATGGTGTTCGCGCTCCAGAAGATCTCCGGACTTCCCGCGAACATGGTGGTCGGCATGGCGGGCGTGCTGGACACCAGCCGCTTCAAGTGCTTCGTCGCCGAGGCGCTCAACACGTCCATCCGCGACGTGGAGGCGCTGGTGCTCGGTGGCCACGGGGATGACATGGTGCCGCTCGTGCGCCACAGCACCGTGGGCGGCGTGCCCCTCACCCAGCTGCTGCCCAAGGACAAGCTGGACGCCATCATCGACCGCACCCGCAAGGGCGGCGCCGAGCTGGTGGCCCTCTACAAGACGGGCAGCGCCTACTTCGCGCCCGCCGCCAGCTCCATCGCCATGGCGGAGAGCTTCCTGCTCGACCGCAAGCGCGTGCTCCCGGCCGCCGCCCTGCTCAAGGGCGAGTACGGCATCAGCGACTACTTCTTCGGCGTGCCGGTGCAGATCGGCGCGGGCGGAGTGGAGAAGATCCACACGGTGGAGCTCAACGAGGCGGAGAAGGCGGAGATCGCCAAGTCCTTCGACTCGGTGAAGAAGACCGTGGAGAGCGTCAAGCTGTAG
- the sdhA gene encoding succinate dehydrogenase flavoprotein subunit, giving the protein MAAAARFTVVGGGLAGLMTTIKLAEAGHQVDILSLVPVKRSHSVCAQGGINGAVNTKGEGDSPDIHVKDTLRGGDFLAEQVSVKGMCYAAPGIIYLLDRMGVTFNRTPEGLLDFRRFGGTLHHRTAFAGATTGQQLLYALDEQVRRWESEGRVTKYESWEWLGTVKDGSGRCIGSVAMDLRTNEIRAFPAEAVCLATGGPGIVFGRSTNSIINTGTAAGRAYMEGALYANGEFIQVHPTSIPGEDKLRLMSESVRGEGGRVWVPRKKGDTRDPRQIPDSERFYFLEEKYPKYKNLVPRDVATREIFTICREMGLGIGGRDAVFLDVTHIPAQKLTEKLGGVMEIYEKFVGDDPRHVPMQIFPGMHYSMGGLHVSFEADSKTMTPLVGSPVNHTTRIPGLYAAGEAEYAYHGANRLGANSLLSCIYAGMLSGPAMASFAKSNAKSANDADHQKHFAEAKKFWEERFASIKKMDGKENAYGLAKEMGDLMTENVTVVRYNDRLQKSLEKLRELKERWKNINALDTGNVANRSISYANQLWNMFELAEVITKSALMRDESRGAHYKPDFSLPEPATKDPTLDANWMGLWKKRHEKWAKTTLAAYSPETPQISYEDIPTPVLDPEPRWYA; this is encoded by the coding sequence ATGGCAGCAGCAGCGCGGTTCACGGTCGTGGGCGGCGGACTCGCCGGGCTGATGACGACCATCAAGCTGGCGGAGGCGGGGCATCAGGTCGACATCCTGTCGCTCGTGCCGGTGAAGCGTTCCCACTCGGTTTGCGCCCAGGGCGGCATCAATGGCGCGGTGAACACGAAGGGGGAGGGCGACAGCCCCGACATCCACGTGAAGGACACGCTGCGCGGGGGTGACTTCCTCGCCGAGCAGGTCTCCGTGAAGGGCATGTGCTACGCGGCACCGGGCATCATCTACCTGCTCGATCGCATGGGCGTGACGTTCAACCGCACGCCGGAAGGCCTGCTGGACTTCCGCCGCTTTGGCGGCACGCTCCACCACCGGACGGCCTTCGCGGGCGCCACCACCGGCCAGCAGCTGCTCTACGCGCTGGACGAGCAGGTGCGCCGCTGGGAGTCCGAGGGCCGCGTCACCAAGTACGAGTCCTGGGAGTGGCTGGGCACGGTGAAGGATGGCTCGGGCCGCTGTATCGGCAGCGTGGCCATGGATCTGCGCACCAATGAGATCCGCGCCTTCCCGGCCGAGGCGGTGTGTCTGGCCACGGGCGGTCCGGGCATCGTCTTCGGGCGCTCCACCAACTCCATCATCAACACGGGCACGGCCGCGGGCCGCGCCTACATGGAGGGCGCGCTCTACGCCAACGGCGAGTTCATCCAGGTGCACCCGACCTCCATCCCGGGCGAGGACAAGCTGCGCCTGATGAGCGAGTCGGTGCGTGGCGAGGGTGGCCGCGTGTGGGTGCCGCGCAAGAAGGGCGACACGCGAGATCCTCGGCAGATCCCCGACAGCGAGCGCTTCTACTTCCTCGAGGAGAAGTACCCCAAGTACAAGAACCTCGTGCCGCGCGACGTGGCCACGCGCGAGATCTTCACCATCTGCCGCGAGATGGGCCTGGGCATCGGTGGCCGCGACGCCGTGTTCCTGGACGTCACGCACATCCCCGCCCAGAAGCTCACCGAGAAGCTCGGTGGCGTGATGGAGATCTACGAGAAGTTCGTGGGCGATGACCCGCGCCACGTGCCCATGCAGATCTTCCCGGGCATGCACTACTCCATGGGCGGCCTGCACGTGAGCTTCGAGGCGGACTCGAAGACGATGACGCCGCTGGTCGGCAGCCCCGTCAACCACACCACGCGCATTCCCGGCCTGTACGCCGCGGGCGAGGCCGAGTACGCCTACCACGGCGCCAACCGCCTGGGCGCCAACTCGCTCCTGTCCTGCATCTACGCGGGCATGCTCAGTGGCCCGGCCATGGCGTCCTTCGCCAAGAGCAACGCCAAGAGCGCCAACGACGCGGACCACCAGAAGCACTTCGCCGAGGCGAAGAAGTTCTGGGAGGAGCGCTTCGCCTCCATCAAGAAGATGGACGGCAAGGAGAACGCGTACGGCCTGGCCAAGGAGATGGGCGATCTCATGACGGAGAACGTCACCGTCGTGCGCTACAACGACCGCCTGCAGAAGTCGCTCGAGAAGCTACGCGAGCTCAAGGAGCGCTGGAAGAACATCAACGCGCTGGACACGGGCAACGTGGCCAACCGCAGCATCTCCTACGCCAACCAGCTCTGGAACATGTTCGAGCTGGCCGAGGTCATCACCAAGAGCGCGCTCATGCGCGACGAGAGCCGCGGCGCGCACTACAAGCCGGACTTCTCGCTGCCCGAGCCCGCGACGAAGGACCCCACGCTGGATGCCAACTGGATGGGGCTCTGGAAGAAGCGCCACGAGAAGTGGGCCAAGACGACCCTCGCCGCCTACTCCCCCGAGACGCCGCAGATCAGCTACGAGGACATCCCCACGCCCGTGCTCGACCCCGAGCCGCGCTGGTACGCCTGA